A portion of the Chelmon rostratus isolate fCheRos1 chromosome 15, fCheRos1.pri, whole genome shotgun sequence genome contains these proteins:
- the arel1 gene encoding apoptosis-resistant E3 ubiquitin protein ligase 1, translated as MDRRFFLTFLFCSVSWIFFWEVRWKKGKESQIEEWLQGHSLSQYSYLFEDVQTLEELSLSVLSRLEEVVKEQQRWREIAEAHIQLLRDFAFQEWLCSQNLEHYYHTLKTLGCMNLDDLSQFDSQLQLSLAAWGYYYDDYIRLSTGIKILQTSRGIRDQDYEIRLVHSLAERRLNEKWSIAGALIFGCTVALCFLIRDLMFYVIGGITVSIIAFVFTIKFLCELAARVVSFLQNEDPGRRGDRSIYDYVRGNYLDPRSCKVSWDWKEPQEVGQTMSFRVQLFYKNGQPFPAHRPVGLRVNITHIELALDIPVTQEVLQEPESNVVKVAFTVRKAGRYEVAVKLGGLNVAYSPYYKIFQPGTVVPSKTKIAYHFSTLVLTNGQQHTLQIEPRDEYGNPTSNSTSLTDEANYSVHVHSLGTVDDDNLEEYYSKSVSLNKQQCQVLLRLTLRRTGCFRARISYKAQPLSNGEFDIIVLNENEKACVEKNVSTPGISIYFEAYLYSSGNYSSSSWQLPASSLLAPQRRPSMGEEEDEHDSPVEGQPEKVKKPKKVYCYISPKQLSVKEFYLKIIPWRLFTFRVCPGTKFTYYGPDPVHKYLTLVVDDGIQPPVELSCKDRNIMAATFIRFLHKNIGGSETFQDKVNFFQRELRHIHSKRPRTKTCLKITRHSILDSSLKATRNFSVSDWSKNFEVVFQDEEALDWGGPRREWFELICKTLFDTSNQLFTRFSDNNQGLVHPNADRPAHLRLKMYEFAGRIVGKCLYESALGGAYKQLVRARFTRSFLAQIIGLRMNYKYFETDDQEFYKTKVCFILNNDVSEMDLVFAEEKYSKSGQLEKVVELISGGAQIAVTNENKMHYLNLLAQYRLASQVRDEVEHFLKGLNELVPENLLAIFDENELELLMCGTGDINVQDFKAHAVIVGGSWHFREKVMKWFWAVVSSFTQEELARLLQFTTGSSQLPPGGFNTLCPSFQIIAAPTHSTLPTAHTCFNQLCLPTYDSYEELHKMLKLAISEGSEGFGML; from the exons ATGGACCGCCGCTTCTTCCTGACCTTCCTCTTCTGCTCAGTGTCGTGGATCTTCTTCTGGGAAGTACGctggaagaaaggaaaagaaagtcAGATTGAGGAATGGCTCCAAGGACATAGCCTCTCTCAATACAGCTACTTATTCGAAG ATGTACAGACACTGGAGGAACTGAGTCTGAGTGTACTGAGTCGTCTGGAAGAGGTGGTGAAGGAACAGCAGCGCTGGAGGGAAATTGCCGAGGCCCACATCCAGCTGCTCCGAGACTTTGCCTTCCAGGAGTGGCTTTGCTCCCAGAACCTGGAGCACTACTACCACAC ACTGAAAACCTTGGGTTGTATGAATCTGGATGATCTGTCTCAGTTTGACAGTCAACTGCAGCTGTCTCTAGCTGCCTGGGGCTACTACTACGACGACTACATAAGGTTGTCTACAGGCATCAAGATCCTCCAGACATCCAGGGGGATTCGTGACCAGGACTACGAGATCCGGCTGGTGCACAGCCTTGCTGAGAGGCGTCTGAATGAGAAGTGGTCAATTG CGGGAGCTCTCATATTTGGCTGTACTGTGGCACTGTGCTTCTTGATAAGGGACCTCATGTTTTACGTGATTG GTGGAATTACTGTTTCCATCATAGCGTTTGTCTTTACCATCAAGTTCCTCTGTGAGCTTGCAGCGAGGGTGGTCAGCTTCCTGCAGAATGAGGATCCAGGGCGACGCGGTGACCGTAGCATCTACGATTATGTCCGGGGCAACTACCTGGACCCACGTTCCTGCAAGGTGTCTTGGGATTGGAAGGAACCGCAGGAAGTGGGCCAAACTATGAGCTTCAGAGTTCAG CTGTTCTATAAGAACGGCCAGCCTTTCCCGGCTCATCGGCCTGTGGGACTGAGGGTCAACATCACCCACATTGAGTTGGCTCTGGACATTCCTGTTACACAGGAGGTTCTTCAAGAACCAGAATCCAATGTGGTCAAAGTGGCCTTCACAGTGCGCAAGGCCGGACGTTATGAGGTTGCTGTGAAGCTGGGTGGCCTCAATGTGGCCTACAGCCCCTATTACAAGATATTCCAGCCAG GTACAGTTGTCCCATCCAAAACCAAGATAGCCTACCATTTCTCCACACTGGTGCTAACAAACGGCCAGCAGCACACTTTGCAGATTGAGCCCAGGGACGAGTATGGAAACCCCACCAGTAACTCCACATCTCTAACAGATGAAGCCAACTACAGCGTCCATGTACACTCT CTGGGCACAGTGGATGATGACAATCTGGAGGAGTACTACAGTAAGTCAGTTTCACTCAACAAGCAGCAGTGCCAGGTTCTGCTGAGACTGACCCTGAGGAGGACGGGCTGTTTCAGGGCCCGTATCTCCTACAAGGCCCAGCCGCTCAGCAACGGGGAGTTTGACATTATTGTTCTCAATG AGAATGAGAAGGCCTGTGTGGAGAAGAATGTGTCCACTCCAGGCATCAGTATCTACTTTGAGGCATACCTTTACAGCAGTGGGAACTACAGCAGTTCCTCGTGGCAGTTACCAGCCTCCTCTTTGCTAGCTCCCCAGAGGAGGCCCTCCatgggagaagaggaggatgagcacGACTCTCCTGTGGAGGGACAACCTGAGAAGGTCAAGAAACCAAAAAAGGTCTACTGTTACATATCGCCAAAG CAACTATCCGTGAAGGAGTTCTACCTGAAAATTATTCCGTGGCGCCTTTTCACCTTTCGAGTATGTCCAGGAACGAAG TTTACCTATTATGGTCCTGACCCGGTACACAAGTACCTCACTCTAGTGGTGGATGATGGGATACAGCCTCCCGTAGAGCTCAGCTGCAAAGACAGGAACATCATGGCAGCCACTTTCATTCGCTTCCTCCACAAGAACATTG GTGGCTCTGAAACCTTTCAAGACAAAGTGAACTTCTTTCAACGTGAACTCAGGCACATCCACTCCAAGAGACCTCGCACCAAGACCTGCCTAAAAATCACTCGACACTCCATTCTAGATTCA TCCCTGAAGGCTACAAGGAACTTCTCTGTGTCAGACTGGAGTAAGAACTTTGAGGTCGTGTTTCAGGATGAGGAAG ctCTGGACTGGGGAGGGCCTCGCAGGGAATGGTTTGAGCTTATTTGCAAGACCCTCTTTGACACCTCCAACCAGCTGTTCACCCGCTTCAGCGACAACAACCAGGGCCTC GTGCATCCAAACGCTGACCGGCCAGCCCACCTGCGCCTAAAGATGTATGAGTTTGCAGGACGCATCGTGGGGAAGTGCCTGTATGAGTCAGCTCTGGGTGGGGCCTACAAACAGCTGGTGCGAGCTCGCTTTACACGGTCCTTCTTGGCCCAGATCATTGGCCTCAGGATGAACTACAAG TACTTTGAGACAGACGACCAGGAGTTCTACAAAACTAAAGTCTGCTTCATCCTAAACAATGACGTGAGCGAAATGGACCTGGTGTTCGCCGAGGAGAAGTACAGCAAGTCAGGACAGCTGGAGAAG GTGGTGGAGCTGATATCAGGGGGCGCTCAGATTGCTGTTACCAATGAAAACAAGATGCACTATCTAAACCTGCTGGCCCAGTACAGACTGGCCAGCCAGGTGAGAGATGAGGTGGAACACTTCCTGAAAG GTTTGAACGAACTGGTTCCAGAAAACCTGCTAGCTATATTTGATGAGAATGAGTTGGAG CTGTTGATGTGCGGCACCGGTGATATAAACGTGCAGGACTTCAAGGCCCACGCTGTGATTGTGGGGGGATCATGGCACTTCAGAGAGAAA GTGATGAAGTGGTTCTGGGCCGTAGTGTCCAGCTTCACCCAGGAAGAGTTGGCTCGTCTGCTGCAGTTCACCACCGGCTCCTCTCAGCTTCCCCCTGGAGGATTCAACACCCTTTGCCCCTCCTTCCAGATCATTGCCGCCCCCACACACAGCACCTTGCCCACTGCACACACGTG TTTTAACCAGCTGTGCCTCCCCACCTACGACTCCTACGAGGAACTGCACAAGATGCTGAAGCTGGCCATCAGCGAGGGCAGCGAGGGCTTCGGCATGCTCTGA
- the fcf1 gene encoding rRNA-processing protein FCF1 homolog translates to MGKQKTKKFAAMKRMINLKDQRIKEKDRAKAKEKKKKDPSELKEREVPKHPSCMFFQYNTQLGPPYHILVDTNFINFSIKAKLDIVQSMMDCLYAKCIPHITDCVMAEIEKLGMKYRVALRIAKDPRFERLPCTHKGTYADDCLVQRVTQHKCYILATVDRDLKRRVRKIPGVPIMYISNHRYNIERMPDDYGAPRF, encoded by the exons ATG gggaagcagaaaacaaagaagttTGCGGCGATGAAGAGAATGATTAATCTGAAAGATCAAAGAAT aaaagagaaagaccGTGctaaagcaaaagagaaaaagaagaaagatcCATCTGAGCTTAAGGAGAGAGAAGT ACCAAAGCACCCATCATGCATGTTCTTCCAGTACAACACTCAGCTTGGTCCACCATACCACATTCTAGTCGACACCAATTTCATCAACTTCTCCATCAAGGCCAAACTGGACATTGTTCAGTCTATGATGGACTGCCTGTATGCAAAAT GTATCCCACATATCACTGACTGCGTGATGGCTGAGATTGAAAAGCTTGGAATGAAGTACAGAGTTGCACTCAG gATAGCCAAGGATCCGAGGTTTGAGCGCctgccatgcacacacaaggGAACGTATGCCGATGACTGTTTAGTCCAAAGGGTAACGCAG CACAAGTGTTACATCCTGGCTACTGTGGACAGAGATCTAAAGAGAAGGGTCAGGAAGATCCCCGGGGTGCCCATCATGTACATCTCAAACCACAG GTACAATATTGAACGGATGCCTGATGACTATGGTGCCCCAAGGTTTTAA